The DNA segment TAAAAACGCTTGTTTTCTCAACGTAGTTCTTAAAGAGAGTTGAAATGATGTTTCCACGATTTGAAACTGGAGCTGTGCAGCCAAACTTTGTTCAAAccaacaaaactttattttgaattattGTAAAGATGACGAGCTGGAACAGAGTGAAATAAAACTGGAGTTTTAGGGGTTAAACCAGACAGAAAGAGTTGATCTGCATCTTAAAATATTTGCATTTGAaatctttatttcttctctgaAAGACTACAAGAAGGTTTATACGATGATCTGGAGATGTTTATCTTCCAGCTTCTACTAAAGTTGTCTCAAACTCAGCGATTAACAATTTCAAAACAAACTTAAACCCTGAATGAAGTTCTGTGGGTTAGAACAAAGTCTCAATGTGCTCCGTTCACAACTTCATCGGGAAAACAGGCCGCTTTATTCATTTGACGTAGCCTCAGACGTAGCCTCAGACGTAGTCCCAGACGCAGCCTCAGATGTAGTCCCAGACGCAGCCTCAGACGTAGTCCCAGACGTAGTCCCAGACGTAGTCCCAGACGCAGCCTCAGACGTAGTCCCAGACGTAGCCTCAGACGCAGCCTCAGACGCAGCCTCAGACGTAGTCCCAGACGCAGCCTCAGACGTAGTCCCAGACGTAGTCCCAGACGCAGCCTCAGACGCAGCCTCAGACGCAGCCTCAGACGCAGCCTCAGACGTAGTCCCAGACGCAGCCTCAGACGTAGTCCCAGACGTAGTCCCAGACGCAGCCTCAGACGCAGCCTCAGACGCAGCCTCAGACGTAGTCCCAGACGTAGTCCCAGACGTAGCCTCAGACGCAGCCTCAGACGCAGCCTCAGACGTAGTCCCAGACGTAGCCTCAGACGCAGCCTCAGACGCAGCCTCAGACGTAGTCCCAGACGTAGTCCCAGACGTAGTCCCAGACGCAGCCTCAGACGTAGTCCCAGACGTAGCCTCAGACGCAGCCTCAGACGCAGCCTCAGACGCAGCCTCAGACGTAGTCCCAGACGCAGCCTCAGACGTAGTCCCAGACGTAGTCCCAGACGCAGCCTCAGACGCAGCCTCAGACGCAGCCTCAGACGTAGTCCCAGACGTAGTCCCAGACGTAGCCTCAGACGCAGCCTCAGACGCAGCCTCAGACGTAGTCCCAGACGTAGCCTCAGACGCAGCCTCAGACGCAGCCTCAGACGTAGTCCCAGACGTAGTCCCAGACGTAGCCTCAGACGCAGCCTCAGACGCAGCCTCAGACGTAGTCCCAGACGTAGTCTCAGACGCAGCCCCAGGCGTAGCCTCAGACGTACTCGGATCTGGTTCTGACGGGGGTCCGTCCCGGCCGcaccctcaccctcaccctcaccGGAGGGACGGGGGCAGGTGCGTTACAGTTTTCCGTCTGCggacacaaacaggaagtcagcagcAGCGATCCCGCCGCCAGGTGAAGAACTCCCGCCGTCCAGCCGCAGAACAGAGCGTCCCCGAACTCCCAGCGCGGCACCACCTCCGGCACCGACTCGTCGAAGAACCGCACGACCGTGAGGTGGGCGATGTACGAGACCGGGATGAGCCCCAGGATCCCGGCCGCCAGGCACAGCGCCCCCGCCGCCGCCTTCAACGCCCTCTTGCACCGGAGGTCCTCCAGACGGTCATGGCAGCTGTTGACCACGTGCATGCCGGGGATGGCGAGCAGGAGTCCGAGCAGCCCGGCGGCCAGCGTCACGCACATGAGGATCCGGGCCAGCTTGATGTCCGGCGGCAGACCCAGGAGGGTGTTGTAGGGCCGGCACTCCAGCGCCCCGTGGTCCTGCACCACGCAGGTCTCCCACAGCCCCAGCTCGTAGCTCTCCGTGGGGAGCAGGTCGGTGGACAGGGTGAGCCAGGACATCAGGGTGGTGGCCAGCGAGCAGAGCCAGGCCCCCCCGCAGACCAACACCCCCGACAGCTCCAGAGCCTGAGTGCTTGGGTCCATGACGGCGCTGCTCAGAGTCTCCCCGGGTCTCCTGTATGTCTTTACCTCCCACCGCCGTCAGGAGGAGGGGGCTCCTCGCCAGGCCATGACTCCTTCCAGGGAGTATCCTGAGCGGGCTGCCAGCTCCGGCGGCGACTCAGGAGAGGAGAGTCCGAGAGGGGAGCGctgacacccccccccccctcccaggAGAAAGTGATTGGCCGGCGCTGGAAACAACAGCATCATTCAGCCGCCTGTGAGGTCGCCTGCACACAGGATGTCGTTCAAACGCAGACAGGATGTTATCAATGCACACGTCTTTGTTTGAAGTTAGTGGCTGGCGCTGCTTCCCGTCCACCCGTCGCTAGGCAACAGACGGTTTTACATGATGTCTGCTCGGCTTTGTGATGACTAAGTTTCTGTGGTTTCCATGTCGACCTCAATAAAAACGACTTTACTGTCCCGTCTCCCAGAAGGACATGGAACTGTCCCGTCTCCCAGAAGGACATGGAACTGTCCCGTCTCCCAGAAGGACATGGAACTGTCCCGTCTCCCAGAAGGACATGGAACTGTCCCGTCTCCCAGAAGGACATGGAACTGTCCCGTCTCCCAGAAGGACATGGAACTGTCCCGTCTCCCAGAAGGACATGGAACTGTCCCGTCTCCCAGAAGGACATGGAAGCACCGAGGACGTGTTTGTGGTTTCTTCTATTCAAAGTCCGGCAGGTTTCAACAAAGTTCGGTTGCACAGCAGAAGATTTTAGTGCAAGAAAATGGTGTATTTTCTCAATATATGTTTTACAATTAAGTACTACATTGACAAAAtaagctttttttgttttatcaaaatgaaccttaaaggagatcagtccagtatttaatcctcttatcaacatgggagtggacaaatatgctgctttatgtaaatgtatgtatatatttattattgaatgaTCAACACtgatcaataacagatattgatccagaaaccctcacaggtactgcatttagcataaaacaatatgctcccatcataacatggcaaactgcagcccaacaggcaacaacagctgtcagtgtgtcagtgtgctgacttgactctgacttgccccaaactgcatgtgatgatcataaagtgggcatgtctgtaaaggggagactcgtgggtacccatagaacccatttacattcactgatctggaggtcagaggtcaagggacccctttggagcgttatttaacctccttcatgaccagctagtctgacctggttggtaccgatgcattcatcaggttttatactTTACGATGATGCCAGGATCggactttt comes from the Sebastes fasciatus isolate fSebFas1 chromosome 24, fSebFas1.pri, whole genome shotgun sequence genome and includes:
- the LOC141762701 gene encoding putative claudin-24; the protein is MDPSTQALELSGVLVCGGAWLCSLATTLMSWLTLSTDLLPTESYELGLWETCVVQDHGALECRPYNTLLGLPPDIKLARILMCVTLAAGLLGLLLAIPGMHVVNSCHDRLEDLRCKRALKAAAGALCLAAGILGLIPVSYIAHLTVVRFFDESVPEVVPRWEFGDALFCGWTAGVLHLAAGSLLLTSCLCPQTENCNAPAPVPPVRVRVRVRPGRTPVRTRSEYV